One genomic segment of Clostridium saccharoperbutylacetonicum N1-4(HMT) includes these proteins:
- a CDS encoding TetR/AcrR family transcriptional regulator: MEYENSTKKRIREVALNLFNEKTFETVTLNEICAASGINKHTFYYYFKSKDELLRDYYKIPSKVTPYDLTTILTADSYVEQLWLLNKNFLDFVENSGVNIVKQLIIKNLKDDVGTFKISEERKEMIKVECEIIRKGQESGEFLNKAEPEVLAILLKQITHSTAVTWSLKNGGFDFKTAARYMYESMFNVAPELRSVKEYDILGIF, encoded by the coding sequence GTGGAATATGAAAATTCAACTAAGAAGCGAATAAGAGAAGTTGCCCTTAATTTATTTAATGAGAAGACTTTTGAAACAGTTACTTTAAATGAAATTTGTGCTGCAAGCGGTATTAACAAGCATACCTTTTATTATTACTTTAAATCTAAGGATGAACTTTTAAGGGACTATTATAAGATTCCAAGTAAAGTAACTCCTTATGATCTTACTACAATTTTGACTGCCGATTCTTATGTTGAACAATTATGGCTTTTAAATAAGAATTTTTTAGATTTTGTTGAAAATTCAGGTGTAAATATTGTGAAACAATTAATTATAAAAAATTTAAAAGATGATGTGGGAACTTTTAAAATAAGTGAAGAGAGAAAAGAAATGATTAAAGTTGAATGTGAGATAATAAGAAAAGGACAAGAAAGTGGAGAGTTTTTAAATAAAGCAGAACCAGAAGTATTGGCTATATTACTGAAACAAATAACTCATTCAACAGCTGTTACCTGGAGTCTTAAAAATGGCGGTTTTGATTTTAAGACAGCAGCAAGATATATGTATGAATCGATGTTTAATGTTGCACCAGAATTAAGAAGCGTTAAAGAATATGATATATTAGGAATATTTTAG
- a CDS encoding PrkA family serine protein kinase — translation MSINFKEFIETDRDKYNTQRFEGNFLNYLNIVKENPEVVRLAHKRIYEMIVEKGVEELKADENPRVRKIYGNDLIRRYGFFKEDFFGIDKVIMKLVSYFKSAAMKGEEARQVLYLVGPVGAGKSSIVESLKSALEDCEPVYSLKGCPMHEEPLHLIPKHLRPKFQEMLGVQIEGDLCPICKYRLINELKGMYEDFPVERTEFSIRSRKGVGVVPPVDPNNQDTSILTGAVDISKMDLYSEDDPRIFSLNGAFNVGNRGLVEFIEVFKNDVEYLHTIITATQEKSIPSPGKGSMIYFDGVIVAHSNEAEWNKFKSDHTNEAILDRIVKVEVPYCLELDEEVKIYEKILKKSNFKAHIAPHTIEMAAMFAILSRLTPSAKVDSMTKLKIYNGEEIVEKGTTKKIDIGELREEAGQYEGMKGISTRFIIKAIDNALSESEHDCINPLSIMESMIKSVKELDIATDDKKKYLGFIQDNIRKEYNKILEKEITKAFIHSFREQAESLFNNYIDNAEAFVNKSKIKDLSTGEELNPDEEFMRSIEEQIGVYAASSKGFRSDVTSYMFYIVRKGGKLDYTSYEPLKEAIEKKLTASVKDLSRIITKSKVRDKEQAEKYGSMVEEMKRNGYCLHCCDVILKYAANNLWRD, via the coding sequence ATGAGTATAAATTTTAAGGAATTTATAGAGACAGATAGAGATAAGTATAACACCCAAAGATTTGAAGGTAATTTCTTAAATTATTTAAATATAGTTAAGGAAAATCCAGAGGTGGTTAGGCTTGCACATAAAAGAATTTATGAAATGATAGTTGAGAAAGGTGTAGAAGAATTAAAAGCTGATGAAAATCCAAGAGTAAGAAAAATTTATGGGAATGATTTAATAAGAAGGTATGGTTTCTTTAAAGAGGACTTTTTTGGTATTGATAAAGTCATTATGAAACTTGTTAGTTATTTTAAATCTGCTGCTATGAAGGGAGAAGAAGCCAGACAGGTTTTATATCTTGTTGGTCCAGTTGGAGCCGGTAAATCTTCAATAGTTGAAAGCTTAAAATCTGCATTAGAAGATTGTGAACCAGTATATTCACTTAAGGGATGCCCTATGCATGAGGAACCTCTTCATTTGATTCCAAAACACTTAAGACCAAAATTTCAAGAAATGTTAGGAGTTCAAATTGAAGGTGATCTTTGTCCTATATGTAAGTATAGGCTTATTAATGAACTTAAAGGCATGTATGAAGATTTCCCAGTTGAAAGAACAGAATTTTCTATAAGATCAAGAAAAGGGGTAGGCGTGGTTCCACCAGTAGATCCTAATAATCAAGATACTTCAATTTTAACAGGGGCCGTTGATATTTCCAAAATGGATTTATATTCAGAAGATGATCCAAGAATATTTTCTTTAAATGGAGCTTTTAATGTTGGTAATCGTGGACTTGTAGAATTTATAGAGGTATTTAAAAATGATGTTGAATATCTTCATACAATAATAACTGCGACTCAAGAAAAATCCATACCTTCACCTGGTAAGGGCTCTATGATTTATTTTGATGGAGTCATAGTTGCACATTCTAATGAAGCTGAATGGAATAAGTTTAAATCTGATCATACCAATGAGGCAATATTAGATAGAATAGTTAAGGTTGAAGTACCATATTGTTTAGAACTTGATGAAGAAGTAAAAATTTATGAGAAGATTTTAAAGAAGAGTAATTTTAAAGCGCATATTGCACCGCATACTATTGAAATGGCAGCAATGTTTGCAATACTTTCAAGATTAACACCTTCAGCGAAGGTGGATTCTATGACAAAGCTTAAAATATATAACGGAGAAGAAATTGTTGAAAAGGGAACTACAAAGAAAATTGATATTGGAGAGCTTAGAGAGGAAGCAGGACAATATGAAGGAATGAAGGGAATAAGTACAAGATTCATTATAAAGGCAATAGATAACGCACTTTCAGAATCAGAGCATGATTGTATAAATCCACTTAGTATAATGGAAAGCATGATAAAGTCTGTCAAAGAACTTGATATTGCAACAGATGATAAGAAAAAGTACTTAGGATTTATTCAAGATAATATAAGAAAAGAATATAATAAAATTCTTGAGAAAGAAATTACAAAAGCATTTATTCATTCTTTTAGAGAACAAGCTGAAAGTTTATTCAATAATTATATAGATAATGCAGAAGCCTTTGTTAATAAGAGTAAGATAAAAGATCTTTCAACTGGAGAAGAACTCAATCCAGATGAAGAATTTATGAGGAGTATAGAGGAGCAAATAGGTGTGTATGCTGCATCTTCTAAAGGGTTTAGATCAGATGTAACTTCGTATATGTTTTATATAGTTAGAAAAGGTGGAAAATTAGATTATACATCTTATGAACCATTAAAAGAAGCAATAGAAAAGAAATTAACTGCCTCAGTTAAAGATTTATCAAGAATTATTACCAAGTCAAAAGTAAGAGATAAGGAACAAGCAGAAAAATATGGTTCTATGGTTGAAGAAATGAAAAGAAATGGATATTGTCTTCATTGTTGTGATGTAATCTTGAAGTATGCTGCTAATAATTTATGGAGAGATTAA
- a CDS encoding HAD family hydrolase: MKKIKAVLFDMDGVIFDTERIYLEHWIEIFQKHGYTMTQEVYASVMGRGRENVMKIFKEVYGQDLPILEMYKEKDKMLKQAVEEGKVPMKPGAKEILGFLKNNNFKIALATSAKRDRMIMQLKMANIEAEFDAVICGDDITKSKPNPEIFLKAAQSIGIAPENCAVVEDSSAGIDAAYKAEMLALHVEDLKKPDEEILKYCKKSFKDLFEIKEYIAQISNINIQ; this comes from the coding sequence ATGAAAAAAATTAAAGCCGTATTATTTGATATGGATGGAGTAATATTTGATACTGAAAGAATTTATTTAGAACACTGGATAGAGATATTTCAAAAGCATGGATATACAATGACACAAGAAGTTTATGCATCTGTAATGGGGCGTGGCCGAGAAAATGTAATGAAAATATTTAAAGAAGTGTATGGTCAAGATTTGCCTATACTAGAAATGTATAAGGAAAAAGATAAAATGTTAAAACAGGCAGTAGAAGAAGGCAAGGTTCCTATGAAGCCTGGCGCAAAAGAAATATTGGGATTTCTTAAAAATAATAATTTTAAAATAGCACTTGCGACTTCAGCTAAAAGAGATAGAATGATTATGCAGTTAAAGATGGCTAACATAGAAGCTGAATTTGATGCTGTTATTTGCGGAGATGATATAACAAAGTCTAAACCAAATCCAGAAATATTTTTAAAGGCAGCGCAAAGCATTGGTATTGCTCCAGAAAATTGTGCTGTTGTGGAGGATTCCTCTGCAGGCATTGACGCTGCATATAAGGCTGAAATGTTGGCATTACATGTTGAAGATTTAAAAAAGCCAGATGAGGAAATATTGAAATATTGCAAAAAGAGTTTTAAGGATTTATTTGAAATTAAAGAATACATCGCCCAAATATCAAATATCAATATTCAATGA
- a CDS encoding RNA-guided endonuclease InsQ/TnpB family protein: MILAKKVRIIPNVEQEQRLWQSVGTARFIYNWTLARQEENYKNGGKFIKDGGLRKELTILKKSELNWLNEVSNNVAKQAVKDACEAFERFFKGFSDKPKFKSRRKSKPSFYNDNIKLKVKFKMVLIEKVGWIKTAEQIPISVKYTNPRISFDGKYWYISVGIEKEEPISKNTEISIGIDLGLKNLAIVSNIDKPFKNINKTKEVKRLKKKLKRKQKQVSRKYEDSKIEIGKEGENSYKFTKTNNIKKMEREIKLIQRRLSNIRLNHIHQTTTAIVKTKPSRIVVEDLNVKGMLKNKHLSKAIQEQCFHKFISILEYKSKFNGIEFLKADRFYPSRKTCSCCGEIKKDLKLKDRIFICPSCNSSIDRDKNASINLSRYKQSA, translated from the coding sequence ATGATACTTGCGAAGAAAGTTAGAATTATTCCAAATGTAGAACAAGAGCAAAGATTATGGCAATCTGTTGGAACTGCAAGATTTATATATAATTGGACTTTAGCAAGACAAGAAGAAAACTATAAAAATGGTGGTAAGTTTATAAAAGATGGAGGGTTGAGAAAAGAGTTAACTATTCTAAAGAAATCAGAACTTAATTGGCTTAATGAAGTATCTAATAATGTGGCAAAACAGGCTGTAAAAGATGCTTGTGAAGCTTTTGAAAGATTTTTTAAAGGATTCTCAGATAAGCCAAAATTTAAGAGCCGAAGAAAATCTAAACCATCATTTTACAATGACAATATAAAATTAAAAGTTAAATTTAAAATGGTTTTAATTGAAAAGGTAGGATGGATTAAAACAGCCGAGCAAATACCAATTAGTGTTAAATACACAAATCCAAGAATAAGCTTTGACGGTAAGTATTGGTATATATCTGTTGGTATAGAAAAAGAGGAGCCTATATCAAAAAATACAGAGATATCAATAGGTATAGATTTGGGATTGAAAAATTTAGCAATAGTTTCAAATATAGATAAACCATTTAAAAATATCAATAAAACTAAAGAAGTCAAAAGATTAAAAAAGAAGTTAAAAAGAAAGCAGAAACAAGTTTCAAGGAAATATGAAGATTCAAAAATTGAAATAGGAAAGGAAGGTGAAAACAGTTATAAATTTACTAAGACTAATAATATAAAAAAAATGGAAAGAGAAATAAAACTTATTCAAAGAAGGCTTTCAAATATACGCTTAAATCATATTCATCAAACAACAACTGCAATAGTGAAAACCAAGCCTAGTAGAATAGTTGTTGAAGATTTAAATGTAAAAGGTATGCTTAAAAATAAACACTTATCAAAGGCTATACAAGAACAATGTTTCCATAAGTTTATTAGTATTTTAGAATACAAAAGTAAATTTAATGGCATTGAGTTTTTAAAAGCAGATAGGTTTTATCCTTCAAGAAAAACTTGTTCTTGCTGTGGAGAAATAAAGAAAGATTTAAAACTTAAAGATAGGATTTTTATCTGCCCATCATGCAATAGTAGTATTGATAGAGATAAAAATGCATCAATAAATCTTTCAAGATACAAACAATCAGCATAG
- a CDS encoding EAL and HDOD domain-containing protein produces MHVFMARQPIFDKKNNVIGYELLFRNGYENAYNSVDGNEATLQVIANSFYEFDFKAVTDNKKAYINFTEKLIKEEIATILPTENVVIEILETVEPTEEIIDACKKLKEKGFTLALDDFVYDKKYRKLVEIVDIIKVDFLITKGFERKKIFDLLEVNKNIKFLAEKVENVEEYNEAIYFGYTYFQGYYFSKPVILSTQTVSPNKNTALKIMKLINDKDFNYADLETLILQDVSLSYKLTKLINSSAYYIKNKITSIKYAIAFLGEKEIVKWLYVVLLHDLKERNPEELIRVSLQRARFCELICNMSKYKQKAFLAYMTGMFSVMDAILNCSMDKVIQDLNVFDEVKDALLGEENELNTILKLAVSFGRGEWEDSEAYAEKIEADINQISGVYFDVIAWVDNIQYE; encoded by the coding sequence ATGCATGTTTTTATGGCGAGACAACCAATATTCGATAAAAAGAATAATGTTATTGGTTATGAATTATTATTTAGAAATGGTTATGAAAATGCTTATAATAGTGTTGATGGGAATGAAGCAACACTGCAAGTAATAGCAAATTCGTTTTATGAATTCGATTTCAAGGCTGTTACAGATAATAAAAAAGCTTATATAAATTTTACTGAAAAATTAATAAAGGAAGAAATAGCAACAATCCTTCCCACTGAGAACGTTGTAATAGAAATTTTAGAAACTGTCGAACCAACTGAAGAGATTATAGATGCATGTAAGAAGCTTAAGGAAAAAGGATTTACTTTAGCATTAGATGATTTTGTATATGATAAGAAATATAGAAAATTAGTAGAAATAGTTGATATAATAAAAGTAGATTTCCTAATTACTAAAGGTTTTGAAAGAAAAAAAATATTTGATTTATTAGAAGTAAATAAAAATATTAAGTTTTTGGCTGAAAAAGTTGAAAATGTAGAGGAATATAATGAAGCAATCTATTTCGGATACACATATTTTCAAGGATATTATTTTAGTAAACCAGTTATTTTATCTACTCAAACAGTTTCACCAAACAAAAATACAGCATTAAAAATTATGAAATTAATAAATGATAAAGATTTTAATTATGCAGATTTAGAAACTCTGATTTTACAAGATGTAAGTTTATCATATAAATTAACTAAACTTATTAATTCTTCTGCATACTATATAAAAAATAAAATAACATCGATTAAATATGCCATAGCATTTCTTGGAGAAAAAGAAATTGTAAAATGGCTGTATGTTGTTTTATTGCATGACCTAAAAGAAAGAAATCCAGAGGAATTGATTAGAGTTTCTCTGCAGAGAGCAAGATTTTGTGAACTTATATGCAACATGAGCAAGTATAAACAAAAAGCTTTTCTAGCATATATGACTGGTATGTTTTCTGTTATGGATGCTATTTTAAATTGTTCTATGGATAAAGTTATACAAGATTTAAATGTATTTGATGAAGTGAAAGATGCATTACTTGGTGAGGAAAATGAACTAAATACAATACTGAAACTAGCTGTTAGTTTTGGAAGAGGAGAGTGGGAAGATTCTGAGGCTTATGCTGAGAAGATTGAGGCAGATATAAATCAGATTTCAGGAGTATATTTTGATGTTATCGCATGGGTAGATAACATACAGTATGAATAA
- a CDS encoding CPC_1213 family protein, giving the protein MDNSMKRKHTNKHKSLNHNPQAESVNAVFGEPKAKDSEFVPKTFE; this is encoded by the coding sequence ATGGACAATAGTATGAAAAGAAAACATACAAATAAACATAAGAGTTTAAATCATAATCCGCAAGCAGAAAGCGTAAATGCAGTTTTTGGTGAACCAAAAGCTAAGGATTCTGAATTTGTTCCGAAGACTTTTGAGTAG